A genomic region of Trichothermofontia sichuanensis B231 contains the following coding sequences:
- a CDS encoding plastocyanin/azurin family copper-binding protein, giving the protein MQMPAIFCQRWQHRLISLILWAVLGWIGLGISPAIAAPSNNPIAQPPITVEVSLGNEAGALKFFPDTLEFTAGKRYKLVLTNPSPQKHYFTAKDFADAIWSQKIEAGKVEIKGAIHELELKPGATADWVFIPQKLGRYALRCTIPGHAEAGMVGTLTVSAS; this is encoded by the coding sequence ATGCAAATGCCCGCAATCTTCTGTCAAAGGTGGCAACACCGATTGATCAGCCTGATTTTATGGGCAGTGTTGGGGTGGATTGGCTTGGGGATATCGCCAGCGATCGCGGCTCCTAGCAACAACCCGATCGCTCAACCGCCGATCACCGTTGAGGTCAGCCTGGGCAACGAAGCAGGTGCCCTCAAATTTTTCCCCGACACCCTGGAATTCACTGCCGGCAAACGCTATAAGCTGGTGCTGACTAACCCTAGCCCCCAAAAACACTACTTCACCGCCAAGGATTTCGCCGACGCCATCTGGAGCCAAAAGATAGAAGCAGGCAAAGTCGAAATCAAAGGGGCCATTCATGAACTAGAACTGAAACCAGGGGCAACCGCAGACTGGGTCTTCATTCCCCAAAAACTTGGTCGCTATGCACTGCGCTGCACCATTCCCGGCCACGCGGAAGCGGGGATGGTTGGTACCCTGACGGTCAGCGCCTCGTGA
- a CDS encoding N-acetylmuramoyl-L-alanine amidase, giving the protein MKLYGLLPSLLGTLPLLCPAVQAAQLQSWRFDPGQNRLDFATDTAIQPRAQLLANPTRLVIDLPGTTFNQPLTQQTVGGAIQSVRVGQLDAATTRIVVEVTPGYTFDSRYLAIQGLTPSQWFVQLPPFQAAEPGSIPTSPLPAASVPPSAATPLINATLPLATIQSVDLINQGTQLLIQADRPLQQQGQWDRRTGTYVLRLSPARLPTSLRGPQLSQEGPLGRLRFRQDGPDTVVVLAQPRPGVQILGVNQPTTQTIAFHLQGPPPAIRSRSVPSGGSSLPPLLGYQGGTVTTPQVLPQGTRVVVIDPGHGGPDPGAVGLGNLYEKDIVLPIAQQVAAILEQNGVRTILTRNDDRDLDLEPRVQMAEQANATVFVSIHANSLGLDRPDINGVETYYFAAGEQLATAIHASIVQALPVNDRGVRQARFYVLRRTSMPSTLIETGYVTGREDAPRLADPAYRSQMAAAIARGILQYLRQGS; this is encoded by the coding sequence GTGAAACTTTATGGGTTGTTACCCAGTTTGTTGGGTACCCTGCCGTTGTTGTGCCCAGCAGTGCAGGCCGCCCAATTGCAATCCTGGCGGTTTGATCCGGGCCAAAACCGACTTGACTTTGCCACGGATACGGCAATTCAACCCCGTGCTCAGCTTTTAGCTAATCCCACGCGTCTTGTGATTGATTTGCCGGGGACAACCTTTAACCAACCCCTAACCCAACAGACCGTCGGGGGAGCGATTCAATCGGTGCGGGTGGGACAATTGGATGCAGCGACAACCCGTATCGTGGTCGAAGTCACACCGGGCTACACCTTCGATAGCCGCTATCTGGCCATCCAGGGTCTGACGCCGAGCCAGTGGTTTGTGCAACTCCCCCCATTCCAAGCAGCAGAGCCAGGGTCCATTCCTACGTCTCCGTTGCCGGCAGCTTCCGTCCCCCCTTCAGCAGCGACGCCGCTGATCAACGCGACACTTCCGTTGGCTACGATCCAATCAGTGGATCTCATTAACCAGGGAACCCAGTTACTGATTCAGGCTGATCGGCCCCTGCAGCAACAGGGCCAGTGGGATCGGCGGACAGGAACCTATGTTCTCCGACTCTCGCCAGCGCGTCTGCCCACCTCGCTACGCGGTCCTCAACTCAGTCAGGAGGGGCCGCTGGGGCGGCTGCGATTCCGTCAGGATGGCCCCGATACAGTCGTTGTCCTGGCACAGCCCAGGCCAGGGGTGCAAATCTTGGGGGTCAATCAACCCACTACCCAAACGATTGCCTTCCATTTGCAAGGGCCACCACCTGCTATCCGTTCGCGCAGTGTTCCTAGTGGGGGATCCTCGCTGCCTCCTCTACTTGGTTACCAGGGGGGAACAGTCACGACTCCCCAAGTGTTGCCCCAGGGGACACGGGTTGTAGTGATTGATCCTGGGCATGGGGGGCCTGATCCAGGGGCTGTTGGCCTTGGCAATTTGTACGAGAAAGACATCGTGTTACCGATCGCTCAGCAGGTAGCGGCGATTCTGGAACAAAACGGGGTGCGTACGATCCTCACCCGCAACGACGATCGCGATCTCGATCTAGAGCCACGGGTGCAAATGGCTGAGCAGGCGAATGCGACCGTATTCGTCAGTATCCATGCCAATTCCCTGGGGCTGGATCGCCCTGATATCAACGGCGTGGAAACCTATTATTTTGCAGCGGGTGAACAACTGGCTACCGCGATCCATGCCAGCATCGTCCAAGCCCTACCTGTTAACGATCGGGGGGTGCGACAGGCCCGTTTTTATGTCCTCCGGCGCACGTCGATGCCTTCCACTCTGATCGAAACCGGCTATGTTACTGGGCGAGAGGATGCCCCCCGGTTAGCGGATCCGGCCTACCGTAGCCAGATGGCCGCCGCGATCGCCCGTGGCATTCTCCAGTACCTACGGCAGGGGAGTTAA
- a CDS encoding IS630 transposase-related protein — MTRTQKFGVRARAIFYALRKMKITRIKRAEVSREQGRGEA, encoded by the coding sequence ATGACCCGCACTCAAAAGTTTGGCGTGAGAGCCAGGGCCATCTTCTATGCCCTAAGGAAGATGAAAATCACGCGAATAAAAAGAGCTGAGGTATCGCGAGAGCAAGGCAGAGGAGAGGCTTGA
- the rnc gene encoding ribonuclease III, whose amino-acid sequence MEFSNQERIGRALESLRKVLYPYVEQRLKAIYGENWEKQALSHLKEHHKAKQKKQKSKDILFEDISALLIALIREWEIFKNSLSQSDRALISELLEVRNNWAHQANFSTDDTYRSVDSIWRLLRSIALSKVVDVDQQLIDEVDKQRQDILRLLAQEQPRQEIRVTSVSPAEEACIREKFRELLERLPFRNAALLKQALTHTSYKYENPNTGEDNEQLEFLGDALLTFLSADFLYKRNPDLREGEMTNLRKNLVDNARLAQFAEQLQLGQWIQLGRGEQLSGGRTKSSLLSNTFEAVVGAYYLDAGIEAVRELVEPFFETVSNAISSTENTARQSTQTKDVKNQLQEYVLSPNYQQYVLSPNYPAKPDNKLPKYDTQRTGGTDNAPVFTSIVSVAGRELGRGEDRSKKEAERRAAEDALRRLGVL is encoded by the coding sequence ATGGAATTTAGCAATCAAGAAAGGATTGGCAGAGCACTGGAATCCCTGCGGAAGGTTCTATATCCTTATGTTGAACAGCGGCTCAAAGCTATTTATGGAGAAAATTGGGAAAAACAAGCTTTATCGCACCTAAAAGAACATCACAAAGCGAAACAGAAAAAACAGAAAAGTAAGGATATCCTTTTCGAAGATATTTCTGCATTGTTAATAGCGCTAATTAGAGAATGGGAGATATTCAAGAATTCTCTCAGTCAATCCGATCGTGCACTTATTAGCGAATTACTGGAAGTTCGTAACAACTGGGCGCACCAAGCTAACTTTTCTACGGATGATACCTATCGGTCAGTAGACAGTATATGGAGGTTATTAAGGTCCATAGCACTATCGAAGGTCGTCGATGTTGATCAACAGCTAATTGATGAGGTTGATAAACAGCGACAGGATATTCTTCGCCTTTTAGCACAAGAGCAACCAAGGCAGGAAATAAGAGTCACATCTGTTTCTCCGGCTGAGGAAGCCTGCATCAGAGAAAAATTTAGAGAGTTATTAGAACGTCTGCCATTCCGAAATGCAGCTCTTTTGAAGCAAGCCCTAACCCACACCTCCTACAAGTACGAAAACCCCAATACTGGGGAAGATAATGAACAGTTGGAATTTCTAGGAGATGCCTTACTGACATTCCTAAGTGCTGACTTCTTGTATAAGAGGAATCCAGACTTACGGGAAGGTGAAATGACCAATCTCCGTAAGAACTTAGTTGACAATGCTCGGCTCGCACAATTCGCTGAACAATTACAACTCGGCCAATGGATACAACTTGGCAGGGGTGAGCAGCTTAGTGGGGGACGTACCAAATCATCATTACTGAGTAATACTTTTGAAGCAGTTGTCGGAGCTTATTACTTAGATGCAGGAATCGAAGCAGTGCGTGAACTGGTTGAGCCGTTTTTCGAAACAGTGAGTAATGCCATATCCAGCACCGAGAACACTGCTCGTCAAAGTACTCAGACTAAAGATGTGAAAAATCAATTACAAGAATATGTTCTGAGTCCAAATTATCAACAATATGTTCTCAGCCCAAATTATCCTGCTAAGCCCGATAATAAATTACCTAAATATGACACCCAGCGTACTGGTGGCACAGACAATGCTCCAGTATTTACCTCGATAGTTTCTGTGGCTGGTCGTGAGCTTGGCAGGGGTGAAGATCGCAGTAAAAAAGAAGCAGAAAGACGTGCAGCTGAAGATGCGCTAAGAAGGCTTGGGGTGCTATAG
- a CDS encoding lytic transglycosylase domain-containing protein: MGLQREQDAMLRRSKSLKKWPFPRLAGLSMALVLGGVLIGMASRVNHDRFWVPWGQPLSSILNPLPTRGETTQVARLVLLSREARYPYLVEIAQGQQSPDREQARYLLASDLIDQRQGTAALPWLEGLEQAYPVLAPYVALKQAQAYQVSGLTGEATAAWQSLLERYGDHPTAAEALFQLGKQQPQYWDQAIAQFPAHPRTVEIAQKRLAAEPNSLPLLLLVAKHGLYLPNYTAMLDQLVKEHSSQLKPADWETVGFGYWEHQLYGRAGAAYAKATATPENLWRAARGAQLGERTAGAIAGYEKLVKTFPNSPQAGRALLRLAALAPNSQAAIAYLDQAIAKFPEQAPDALLAKAKHLDALGSHQSATQVRQMLMEKYPQANATAEWRWQTAWNKAKAGKIREAWTWAQPITVNNTTSERAPEAAFWISKWATQLGQPQAAQAAFDYILREHPDSYYAWRAASALGWPVGDFTTVRSLMPEIQKPVERPELLAGSETLRELFALGQNWDTWTLWQVEFRTARQPSVAEQYTDGLIRLGIGDHLDGIYMLSSLTNRQEATEKEQVTRLKRTAAYWQALYPLPFAEPIKNWSVERQLNPLLVTALIRQESRFMPGIRSVAGALGLMQVMPETADWIAQQIQLPAFKLQDPDDNIKLGTWYLDYTHREYDNHSLLAVASYNAGPGAVGSWLDRFGLRDPDAFVEQIPYAETQGYVTSVFGNYWNYLRLYNPQIAQQLAQKSPQQAVLALRFDRGQ; this comes from the coding sequence ATGGGATTACAACGAGAGCAAGACGCTATGTTACGGCGATCGAAATCACTAAAAAAATGGCCATTTCCCCGGCTGGCGGGGTTGAGCATGGCCCTCGTGCTAGGGGGCGTTTTAATTGGGATGGCCTCTCGTGTTAATCATGACAGGTTCTGGGTACCCTGGGGGCAACCGTTATCGTCTATCCTAAACCCCTTACCGACTAGGGGAGAAACGACCCAGGTAGCACGGTTGGTTTTGCTGAGCCGGGAGGCACGGTATCCCTATCTTGTGGAAATCGCCCAGGGACAACAGTCCCCTGATCGGGAACAGGCGCGGTATCTCCTGGCCAGTGATTTGATTGACCAGCGTCAGGGGACGGCGGCGTTGCCGTGGCTGGAAGGATTGGAGCAGGCTTATCCGGTGTTAGCTCCCTATGTGGCGCTCAAGCAGGCCCAGGCGTATCAGGTGAGTGGGCTGACGGGGGAGGCGACAGCAGCGTGGCAATCGCTCCTGGAGCGCTATGGCGATCATCCGACGGCGGCAGAGGCATTATTCCAGTTAGGTAAGCAGCAACCCCAGTATTGGGATCAGGCGATCGCCCAATTCCCGGCCCATCCCCGCACGGTGGAGATTGCCCAAAAACGGCTGGCGGCGGAACCGAACTCGCTGCCCTTGTTGCTGTTGGTGGCCAAACATGGGTTGTACCTACCCAATTACACGGCGATGCTGGATCAGTTGGTCAAGGAACACAGTAGCCAATTAAAACCAGCGGATTGGGAAACAGTGGGTTTTGGCTATTGGGAGCATCAGTTATATGGTCGTGCGGGGGCGGCCTATGCCAAGGCAACGGCTACTCCAGAAAATCTCTGGCGGGCGGCGCGGGGGGCGCAGCTAGGGGAACGGACGGCAGGGGCGATCGCGGGCTATGAAAAGCTGGTGAAGACGTTTCCCAATAGTCCCCAGGCGGGGCGGGCGTTGTTGCGGTTGGCAGCCTTGGCACCCAATTCCCAGGCGGCGATCGCGTATCTCGATCAGGCGATCGCCAAGTTTCCGGAGCAAGCGCCAGATGCCTTGCTGGCCAAGGCGAAGCACCTGGATGCTTTGGGCAGTCACCAATCGGCCACCCAGGTGCGGCAAATGCTGATGGAGAAGTATCCCCAAGCCAATGCAACGGCGGAATGGCGCTGGCAGACGGCGTGGAATAAGGCGAAGGCGGGCAAAATTCGGGAGGCTTGGACCTGGGCACAGCCGATTACGGTGAACAATACGACGAGTGAGCGGGCACCGGAGGCGGCCTTCTGGATCAGTAAGTGGGCGACTCAGTTGGGACAGCCCCAAGCGGCACAGGCGGCGTTTGATTATATTTTGCGAGAGCATCCGGATTCCTATTATGCTTGGCGGGCGGCGTCGGCGCTGGGTTGGCCGGTGGGAGATTTCACCACGGTGCGATCGCTGATGCCGGAGATTCAGAAACCGGTGGAGCGTCCGGAGTTGCTCGCGGGGTCGGAAACGCTGCGGGAGTTGTTTGCCCTGGGCCAAAATTGGGATACGTGGACGCTGTGGCAGGTGGAGTTCCGGACAGCGCGACAGCCGAGTGTGGCGGAGCAGTATACAGATGGCCTGATCCGGTTGGGCATTGGCGACCATCTGGATGGGATTTATATGCTGTCGAGTTTGACGAATCGGCAGGAGGCGACGGAGAAGGAGCAGGTAACACGGCTTAAGCGCACGGCAGCCTATTGGCAGGCACTCTATCCCCTCCCATTTGCTGAGCCAATTAAAAATTGGTCAGTGGAGCGACAGTTGAATCCGTTGTTGGTGACGGCGCTGATTCGGCAAGAGTCGCGGTTTATGCCGGGGATTCGATCGGTGGCGGGGGCGTTGGGGTTGATGCAGGTGATGCCAGAGACGGCGGATTGGATTGCCCAACAGATCCAGTTGCCAGCCTTTAAGCTGCAAGATCCCGATGACAATATCAAGCTAGGGACGTGGTATCTGGACTATACCCATCGCGAGTATGACAACCATTCGCTGTTGGCGGTGGCAAGTTATAACGCGGGGCCGGGGGCCGTGGGCAGTTGGCTCGACCGCTTTGGTCTGCGTGATCCGGATGCATTTGTGGAGCAAATCCCCTATGCGGAAACCCAGGGCTATGTTACGTCAGTGTTTGGCAATTATTGGAATTATCTACGGCTCTATAATCCCCAGATTGCACAACAGTTAGCCCAGAAGTCGCCGCAACAGGCGGTGTTAGCGCTGAGGTTCGATCGGGGTCAGTAG
- a CDS encoding sensor histidine kinase, with translation MPKVKLRVRLFLSHMAVMVVGLSTLLIIGKLYTPQLFVWELVRLEGLGFNLSLVRPRLVEVFQAAWSRGAFWSIIVGGGTAGLMSYLAARWIGKPLQQMEEITCKVAKGELAARVPSYPIPELNRLAVSFNRMATTLEGVEQRRRDLVSDLTHELRTPLTILEGYLEGLADGTIAPSPEIYSRLARETTRLRRLVNDLQELSKAEAGYLPIHTQPLALLPLLETVIHKFADQIPDGGPSLQLECFPDLPLVLADPERVEQILINLLGNALRYTTTGTITVRAWVEMSPNRLAWIAVTDTGQGIAATDLPHVFERFWRADRSRNRDSGGTGIGLAISKRLVELQGGTIAVESELGRGSTFRFSLPLA, from the coding sequence ATGCCTAAAGTTAAACTCCGGGTTCGTTTATTTCTGTCGCACATGGCGGTCATGGTTGTGGGCTTGAGCACCCTACTGATTATTGGCAAGCTATACACCCCTCAACTCTTTGTTTGGGAACTGGTCCGCCTCGAAGGCTTGGGATTTAACCTCAGTTTGGTGCGGCCTCGGTTGGTAGAAGTATTTCAAGCCGCCTGGAGTCGTGGCGCTTTTTGGTCCATCATTGTGGGAGGGGGGACAGCGGGTCTCATGAGCTATCTTGCAGCCCGCTGGATTGGCAAGCCGCTGCAACAGATGGAGGAGATCACCTGCAAAGTTGCCAAGGGCGAACTGGCAGCGCGCGTTCCCTCTTACCCCATCCCAGAGCTGAATCGCCTGGCAGTCAGCTTTAACCGCATGGCCACTACCCTCGAAGGGGTAGAACAGCGGCGTCGGGATCTCGTCAGCGACCTGACCCACGAACTGCGGACACCGTTAACCATCCTGGAGGGGTATCTGGAGGGGTTAGCCGATGGCACGATCGCACCTAGTCCTGAAATCTACTCCCGGCTAGCGCGGGAAACGACCCGTCTACGGCGACTCGTTAATGATCTGCAAGAACTCTCGAAAGCGGAAGCGGGCTATCTGCCGATTCACACTCAACCCTTGGCCCTGCTACCGCTCCTGGAGACCGTGATTCACAAATTTGCCGACCAGATTCCCGATGGGGGGCCGAGCTTGCAACTAGAGTGTTTCCCGGACCTGCCCCTCGTCCTAGCCGATCCGGAACGGGTCGAGCAAATCCTGATCAATCTCCTGGGGAATGCCCTGCGCTACACCACTACGGGGACTATCACGGTCCGAGCCTGGGTAGAAATGAGTCCGAATCGCTTGGCCTGGATTGCTGTGACGGATACGGGGCAGGGCATTGCGGCTACAGACCTCCCCCACGTGTTTGAGCGCTTCTGGCGGGCCGATCGCTCTCGTAATCGCGACTCTGGGGGGACAGGGATTGGGTTAGCGATTTCTAAACGGTTAGTAGAACTCCAGGGAGGTACGATCGCCGTCGAAAGCGAACTGGGACGGGGCAGTACCTTTCGCTTTTCTTTACCCTTGGCCTAA
- a CDS encoding peroxiredoxin, giving the protein MPAVLDRVPDVVFKTRVRDESVEGPNPFRWQDRTTQEIFGGKRVVLFALPGAFTPTCSSTHLPGYDKKYAEIKALGIDEVICLSVNDAFVMFQWAKNLGVEHVFMLPDGNGEFTRKMGMLVNKENLGFGFRSWRYSMVVNDGTIEKIFIEPGFSDNCPDDPFEVSDVDTMLTYLKSTGSSGILG; this is encoded by the coding sequence ATGCCAGCGGTATTAGACCGAGTTCCCGACGTTGTTTTCAAAACCCGTGTCCGAGACGAATCCGTTGAAGGTCCTAATCCCTTTCGGTGGCAGGACCGGACGACCCAGGAAATTTTCGGTGGCAAACGGGTTGTCCTGTTTGCCCTACCGGGGGCCTTTACCCCAACCTGTTCCTCCACCCATCTACCTGGTTACGACAAAAAGTATGCGGAGATCAAGGCCCTAGGGATTGATGAAGTCATTTGTTTGTCTGTGAATGATGCCTTTGTCATGTTTCAGTGGGCTAAAAATTTAGGGGTGGAGCATGTCTTCATGTTGCCCGATGGCAATGGGGAATTTACCCGGAAGATGGGGATGCTGGTTAATAAAGAAAATCTCGGTTTTGGCTTTCGCTCCTGGCGGTATTCGATGGTTGTTAATGATGGCACCATTGAAAAGATCTTCATTGAACCAGGTTTCAGTGACAATTGCCCCGATGACCCCTTTGAGGTATCTGATGTAGATACCATGTTGACTTACCTCAAATCGACCGGTTCTTCTGGGATTTTAGGGTAA
- a CDS encoding phycobiliprotein lyase produces MLSFQDFFAACTGTWHTERIYHFTQQGESERSYTEFCVTALDLAAKQQILAVNDPIQSRLTVGVEQIDADCPGFAIAFDTKSETGEEVSMRLQALFIPATYVHPQALETTLPPLPLAAQMPSAGGEEWLQGFYLRDEGYSETGAITGRFTYQPTRQTLEMTTYYRRSVAVDQMRFIDANTRLRTIVTYERPDELLQPPTVINLVGFGLENRQVSA; encoded by the coding sequence ATGCTCAGTTTCCAAGACTTTTTTGCGGCCTGCACTGGTACCTGGCACACTGAACGGATTTACCACTTTACCCAACAGGGGGAAAGTGAGCGATCCTATACCGAGTTTTGCGTGACGGCCTTGGACCTCGCAGCGAAACAGCAGATTTTGGCGGTTAACGACCCGATTCAATCCCGGTTGACGGTGGGTGTTGAACAGATTGACGCTGACTGTCCGGGGTTTGCGATCGCCTTTGACACGAAATCGGAAACCGGGGAAGAAGTCTCCATGCGCCTTCAGGCCCTGTTTATTCCTGCCACTTACGTCCACCCTCAAGCGTTGGAAACCACTCTGCCACCCTTACCTCTAGCTGCCCAAATGCCCTCGGCTGGGGGAGAGGAATGGTTACAAGGGTTTTATTTACGGGATGAGGGGTATTCTGAAACGGGGGCGATTACCGGACGGTTTACGTACCAACCCACGCGCCAGACCCTGGAAATGACCACTTACTACCGGCGATCGGTGGCGGTGGATCAAATGCGCTTTATTGACGCAAACACTCGTCTGCGGACGATCGTCACCTATGAACGGCCTGACGAACTGCTGCAACCGCCAACGGTGATCAATTTGGTGGGCTTTGGCCTGGAAAACCGCCAGGTGAGTGCCTAA
- a CDS encoding extracellular solute-binding protein yields the protein MRRREFLITTTGLLLQQGLSGCQASVTAPLTVQALKGSIPPQLPDRFVRHTTELLNQRLRLQLTAIPQLDTLFRQLQQWQGQAQNPQAEPEQPSSPGFDFRMQRPDPKPADLVTLGDYWLAAAIRQGLIQPLQPQSWSHWAQVPEQWQALVRRDRQGMLRADGEVWAAPYRWGTTLIAYREDAFRRLGWEPTDWEALWRSELRHRLSLPDQPREVIGLTLKHLGHSYNTADLDTISDLRSTLQALHQQVKFYSSDTYLQPLLLGDTWLAVGWSNEILPLLAYNRGIRAVIPRSGTALWNDVWVRPASAPALTDNATPNQLLTLTDAWIDFCWDSAVAAQLSLITRAASPIIATRDRAQLPEKLQQRSLELPEPDLLQRCEFLQPLASETLTQYQQYWLEMRQGTVG from the coding sequence ATGCGACGACGGGAGTTCCTCATCACGACCACTGGCTTACTGTTACAACAGGGACTCAGTGGTTGTCAGGCCAGCGTCACGGCACCATTGACCGTTCAGGCGTTAAAAGGCTCGATCCCGCCTCAGTTACCCGATCGGTTTGTGCGCCATACGACCGAGTTGTTGAACCAACGTCTCCGCTTGCAGTTAACGGCGATTCCCCAATTAGACACCCTGTTTCGCCAACTGCAACAGTGGCAAGGGCAAGCCCAAAACCCCCAAGCTGAGCCGGAGCAACCGTCCTCCCCCGGTTTCGACTTTAGGATGCAGCGCCCTGACCCTAAACCGGCGGATCTCGTGACCCTGGGGGATTACTGGTTAGCCGCTGCGATCCGTCAGGGATTGATTCAACCCCTTCAACCCCAATCCTGGTCCCACTGGGCACAAGTTCCCGAACAATGGCAAGCCCTGGTTCGCCGCGATCGCCAGGGAATGCTACGAGCCGACGGGGAAGTTTGGGCGGCCCCCTATCGCTGGGGTACCACGTTGATCGCCTACCGGGAGGATGCGTTTCGACGCTTAGGTTGGGAACCTACGGACTGGGAAGCGCTCTGGCGATCAGAACTTCGGCATCGCCTCTCGTTACCGGATCAACCCCGTGAGGTCATTGGCCTGACCCTCAAACATTTGGGACATTCGTACAACACAGCCGATCTGGACACAATCTCTGACCTGCGATCGACGCTGCAAGCCCTCCACCAGCAGGTAAAATTCTACAGTTCCGATACCTATCTTCAACCCTTGTTGTTGGGAGATACCTGGTTAGCAGTGGGCTGGTCGAATGAGATTTTGCCACTGCTGGCCTACAACCGGGGAATTCGGGCGGTGATTCCCCGATCGGGAACCGCTCTTTGGAATGATGTCTGGGTGCGTCCGGCCTCAGCCCCAGCCCTGACCGACAATGCCACCCCCAATCAACTCTTAACTCTTACCGATGCCTGGATCGACTTCTGCTGGGACTCCGCTGTAGCCGCCCAACTATCGCTGATTACCCGTGCTGCGTCCCCGATAATCGCTACCCGCGATCGCGCCCAACTGCCTGAAAAGTTGCAACAGCGATCGCTCGAACTGCCCGAACCGGATTTACTCCAACGCTGCGAATTTCTCCAGCCCCTAGCCTCAGAAACCCTAACCCAATATCAGCAGTACTGGTTGGAGATGCGCCAGGGAACGGTGGGGTAG
- a CDS encoding Zn-dependent hydrolase has product MAAKINPLRINANRLARSVEQLAAIGQLPGGGVRRIAYTPEDLAARAQVQARMAAAGMQVHVDPAGNLIGIYAGTSPDWPLLMTGSHLDTVPTGGRYDGAFGVLAALEVVQTLAEQQLRLRHSLAVVVFTDEEGSMIGSQAIAGTVVPDPDYYRRPDGEEICTCLKRIGGDWDAITQAYLSPIRVAASQANRIAAFVELHVEQGPVLESQGKQIGIVEGIVGQRRYQVTVTGRANHAGTTPMALRQDALVAAAQIVLAVQAIGNLPGQQVATVGRLTVFPNAANVIPGQVDLSVDMRDLSNIRLDELVAQLTRQLDAIAAQTRTQITLTPCLQTDPAPADPAIQGIIAQACESLGLSYTFLPSRASHDAQEMARIAPMGMIFVPSVAGLSHAEAEYTTPEQCTDGANVLLQTLLALDATGAI; this is encoded by the coding sequence ATGGCTGCCAAAATCAACCCGTTACGCATCAATGCCAATCGGTTAGCCCGGTCAGTCGAACAACTGGCTGCGATCGGGCAGTTGCCTGGGGGTGGCGTGCGCCGGATTGCCTATACACCAGAAGATCTAGCCGCCCGTGCCCAGGTACAAGCCAGGATGGCAGCGGCAGGGATGCAGGTACACGTGGATCCAGCGGGTAATTTGATCGGGATCTATGCCGGGACCTCCCCCGACTGGCCCCTCCTGATGACCGGCTCACACCTGGATACGGTCCCCACCGGAGGCCGCTACGATGGAGCATTTGGTGTATTGGCGGCTCTGGAGGTGGTCCAGACCCTGGCAGAGCAGCAGTTGCGTTTGCGCCATTCCCTCGCTGTGGTTGTCTTCACCGATGAAGAGGGCAGCATGATCGGCAGTCAGGCGATCGCGGGTACCGTTGTCCCAGACCCAGACTATTATCGGCGGCCCGATGGCGAAGAGATTTGCACCTGCCTCAAGCGCATTGGTGGGGATTGGGATGCGATTACCCAGGCTTACCTTTCCCCCATTCGTGTAGCGGCTTCCCAGGCGAATCGCATTGCTGCGTTTGTGGAACTCCATGTGGAGCAGGGACCCGTCCTAGAAAGCCAGGGCAAACAGATTGGGATTGTTGAAGGGATTGTTGGTCAGCGGCGCTATCAGGTAACGGTAACGGGGCGGGCAAACCACGCGGGAACGACCCCAATGGCTCTGCGGCAGGATGCTCTGGTGGCCGCAGCCCAAATTGTCCTAGCCGTCCAAGCGATCGGGAATTTGCCGGGGCAACAGGTGGCCACGGTGGGGAGGCTAACGGTATTCCCGAATGCCGCCAATGTAATTCCGGGACAGGTGGACCTGAGCGTGGATATGCGCGACTTGTCGAATATCCGTCTGGACGAGCTCGTCGCCCAGCTTACCCGGCAGTTAGACGCGATCGCGGCCCAAACGCGCACCCAGATCACCCTTACCCCGTGTTTGCAGACCGATCCCGCTCCCGCTGATCCAGCTATTCAAGGCATCATTGCCCAAGCCTGCGAGTCTTTAGGGTTGAGTTACACCTTTTTACCCAGTCGCGCCAGCCATGATGCCCAGGAGATGGCCCGGATTGCGCCAATGGGGATGATTTTTGTACCTAGTGTGGCGGGCTTGAGCCATGCCGAGGCCGAATATACCACGCCCGAGCAGTGTACTGATGGCGCAAATGTGTTACTGCAAACGTTGTTGGCACTCGATGCAACCGGGGCAATCTGA